The Maylandia zebra isolate NMK-2024a linkage group LG7, Mzebra_GT3a, whole genome shotgun sequence genome contains a region encoding:
- the LOC101465904 gene encoding troponin I, fast skeletal muscle: protein MATEKRLSARRKHTLKGCMLVVAGNLLDAEANVKAKERETFLADKCPPVELPYSRDELLELCQKLHEQIIISEDERYGIEFKLDMVLNEVRDLNIKIVDLRGKFKRPRLKKVRMSADAMLKALLGSKHTVNMDLRANLKQVKKEVKEEDKQLRDVGDWRKNIEDKSDRKKMFDS, encoded by the exons ATGGCCACTGA GAAAAGGCTGTCTGCGAGGCGTAAGCACACCCTGAAG GGTTGCATGCTCGTGGTGGCAGGTAATTTGTTGGACGCTGAAGCGAATGTGAAggccaaagagagagagacgttTTTGGCAGATAAATGTCCTCCTGTTGAGCTGCCGTACTCCAGGGACGAGCTGTTG GAACTGTGCCAGAAGCTTCATGAGCAGATCATCATCAGTGAAGATGAGCGATACGGCATAGAGTTCAAACTGGACATGGTGCTGAATGAG GTCAGGGACCTCAATATCAAGATTGTGGATTTGAGAGGAAAGTTCAAGAGACCCCGGCTGAAGAAAGTGCGCATGTCTGCTGACGCCATGCTCAAAGCTCTGTTGGGCTCCAAACACACTGTCAACATGGACCTGAGGGCCAATCTGAAGCAGGTCAAGAAGGAGGTGAAAGAGGAG GACAAGCAGCTGCGTGATGTGGGAGACTGGCGTAAGAACATTGAAGACAAGTCTGATAGGAAGAAGATGTTTGATAGCTAA
- the LOC101464272 gene encoding troponin I, fast skeletal muscle produces the protein MSEKKMTSSRRHHLKSLMLQIAVNWIEKEKQEIAASKQTYMAENCPPPALSGDQATLMETCKKLHALIDKLDEERYDLEIKVGKADKEIDDLKIKVVDLAGVKKPALKKVRMSADAMLKALLGSKHTVNLDLRANLKQVKKEVKEEPAEAVGDWRKNIEDKADRKKMFEAS, from the exons ATGTCTGA AAAAAAGATGACTTCAAGCCGCAGGCATCATCTGAAG AGTTTGATGCTGCAGATCGCGGTGAATTGGATTGAAAAGGAGAAACAGGAAATTGCAGCCTCTAAGCAGACCTACATGGCAGAGAATTGCCCCCCTCCTGCGCTGAGTGGAGACCAGGCAACTCTCATG GAAACCTGCAAAAAGTTGCACGCCCTCATCGACAAACTTGATGAAGAGAGGTACGACCTGGAGATCAAAGTGGGCAAGGCTGATAAAGAG ATCGATGACCTGAAAATCAAAGTGGTCGACCTGGCTGGAGTGAAGAAGCCCGCTCTGAAGAAAGTGCGCATGTCCGCCGATGCCATGCTGAAAGCTCTGCTGGGCTCCAAACACACAGTTAACCTGGACCTCAGGGCCAACCTGAAGCAGGTCAAGAAGGAGGTGAAAGAGGAG CCTGCAGAGGCGGTGGGCGACTGGCGTAAGAACATTGAGGACAAGGCTGACAGGAAGAAGATGTTCGAGGCCTCCTAA